AAAACATTTTAGACATGATCGCCGAGAGTGATGTTAACGAAGTATCTCTCGAAGAAGGCGATTTCAAAATTAAAGTTAAGAAACAGGGTGAAGTTCAACAGGTTACCTATTCACAACCTGCCGCAGCGCCTCAAGCACCGGCTCAGCCTGCTGCTCCCGCACAACCGTCAACAACTCCTGCTCAGGGAGAATCGGATGACTCAGCCCCACAGGCTGAAGGTGATACCGTAACTTCCCCTATTGTTGGTACTTTTTATGAATCTCCATCACCCGACTCTGATCCTTTTGTGAAAGTTGGAGATAAAGTTTCTAAAGGCGACACGCTTTGTATTGTGGAAGCCATGAAGATCATGAATGAAATTGAAGCTGAATTCGGCGGAACGGTTAAGCAAATCCTGGTGGATGATGCTCAGCCCGTTGAATACGAACAACCACTTTTCATTATTAAAAAAGACTAAGCGGCTTTCATGTTTAAAAAAATTCTGATTGCCAACCGAGGAGAAATTGCACTGCGAATTATTCGTACCTGCCAGGAAATGGGCATCAAAACTGTAGCCGTGTATTCTACAGCTGATGCTGACAGCCTTCATGTTAAATTCGCTGATGAAGCGGTTTGCATTGGTCCTGCTGCCGGTAAGGAAAGCTACCTTAAAATTCCAAGCATCTTAGCAGCTGCCGAAATTACAAATGCGGAAGCTATTCACCCCGGTTACGGTTTTTTGGCTGAGAATGCTGAATTCTCCCGTATTTGCGGAGAGCATGACATTAAATTTATCGGTCCATCACCTGAAGCTATTGGTAAAATGGGTGATAAATCCGTAGCCAAGGCTACCATGATTGCCAACAACGTACCTGTTGTGCCGGGAAGTGACGGTGAAGTGGATAGCTACGAAGATGCCAAGAAAGTTTGTGATGAAATCGGGTTCCCCGTTATCATTAAAGCATCGGCTGGCGGCGGAGGCCGTGGTATGCGTATGGTAATGGAAGCCTCTGAACTTGAAAAAAATTACAAAATGTGCCGTAATGAGGCTGAAACCGCCTTTAATAACCCGGCCGTTTATATTGAGCGTTTTGTAACCAACCCTCACCATGTAGAGATTCAGGTTTTATCTGATCAACATGGCAATCACACCCACTTAGGTGAACGAGATTGTTCGTTACAACGTCGCCACCAAAAAGTACTGGAGGAGTCTCCTTCTCCACTAATGACGGAAGAACTTCGTAAGAGAATGGGCGATGCGGCTACAAATGCTGCCAAAGCTGTGAATTATGAAGGTGCCGGAACAGTAGAGTTTTTGGTTGATGACGACCACAACTTCTACTTCATGGAGATGAACACCCGCATCCAGGTAGAGCACCCCGTTACCGAAGAAGTTACCGGTATCGATTTGATTGAAGAGCAGATTAAAGTAGCGGCCGGCGAAAAGCTGAAGCCTTTCACGCTGGAGTTCAATAATCATGCGATTGAATGCCGTATTAATGCGGAAGATCCGGAACATAATTTCCGTCCTTCTGCTGGTGAAATTACCGTATTCCACCCTCCCGGTGGACATGGAGTTCGCTTAGATACGCATGCTTATTCAGGCTATCGAATTCCACCTCATTATGATTCTATGATCGCTAAGCTGATTGTTAGCGCACCAACCCGAGTGGATGCCATCAAGAAAATGAAGCGTGCTCTTAAGGAATTCATCATTGAAGGAATTAAGACCACTATTCCCTACCACATTCAGCTTATGGATGATGAAAACTTCATTAAAGGGAAGTTTGATACCAAGTACCTGGAAAGAGAATTTAAATATACACCCAAAGAAGACTGAACAACGATGAGCATACCAGCTGAACTGAAATACACCCGCGAACATGAGTGGATTAAAGATAACGGCGACGGAACGGCCACCATTGGTATTACCGATTTTGCTCAGGGTGAATTAGGCGATATTGTTTTTGTGGAACTGGAACCTGAAGGCTCAGAATTCTCTAAAGATGATACTTTTGGAACCGTTGAAGCTGTAAAAACCGTATCAGATCTTTATGCTCCTCTCGATGGGGAAATCGTTGAGCTGAATGAGAAGCTTGAAGATGAACCTGAGTTGGTTAATGATGATCCTTATGGCGACGGATGGATGGTTAAAATCAAAATTGATGATGACTCTCAGATGGACGACCTGCTCTCAGCTGAAGAATACGAAGAAGTCATAGCCTGACCCCTTACCGGTACAGGCTTTATTTATTTTACTCACTAATATCTTACAAAAAGCTTCATGCACAGCCGACATTCGGAATGGATTCTCATCCTTGATTACGGTTCTCAATTCACTCAACTTATTGCTCGCCGGCTGCGTGAACTTCATATTTACTGTGAAATTCACCCTTACAATGTAACCCTGGATGAAGTATCTACACCTACTCCGGGTGGAATCATTCTCTCCGGTGGCCCCAAAAGTGTAAATGACAAGGATGCCCCTGGTCTTCAAGCCAAAATTTTAGATTGGGATATCCCTATTCTAGGAGTTTGTTACGGACTTCAGTTATTAGCTCATACTGAAATCCCCGGTAGTGTTGAAAAAGCTGAAAAACGGGAATATGGCCGGGCTAATCTTCTTATTGATAATAGTGAAGACCTGCTAAAGGATATTGAAGATGAAAGTGTGGTTTGGATGAGCCACGGTGATCACATTCATGAGCTTCCTCCTTCCTACGAAATTATCGGACATACAACGAACGCTAAGGTCGCTGCTGTCCGGCATAAAGAGAACCA
The nucleotide sequence above comes from Gracilimonas sp.. Encoded proteins:
- the accB gene encoding acetyl-CoA carboxylase biotin carboxyl carrier protein; this encodes MDLKLIKNILDMIAESDVNEVSLEEGDFKIKVKKQGEVQQVTYSQPAAAPQAPAQPAAPAQPSTTPAQGESDDSAPQAEGDTVTSPIVGTFYESPSPDSDPFVKVGDKVSKGDTLCIVEAMKIMNEIEAEFGGTVKQILVDDAQPVEYEQPLFIIKKD
- the accC gene encoding acetyl-CoA carboxylase biotin carboxylase subunit, which translates into the protein MFKKILIANRGEIALRIIRTCQEMGIKTVAVYSTADADSLHVKFADEAVCIGPAAGKESYLKIPSILAAAEITNAEAIHPGYGFLAENAEFSRICGEHDIKFIGPSPEAIGKMGDKSVAKATMIANNVPVVPGSDGEVDSYEDAKKVCDEIGFPVIIKASAGGGGRGMRMVMEASELEKNYKMCRNEAETAFNNPAVYIERFVTNPHHVEIQVLSDQHGNHTHLGERDCSLQRRHQKVLEESPSPLMTEELRKRMGDAATNAAKAVNYEGAGTVEFLVDDDHNFYFMEMNTRIQVEHPVTEEVTGIDLIEEQIKVAAGEKLKPFTLEFNNHAIECRINAEDPEHNFRPSAGEITVFHPPGGHGVRLDTHAYSGYRIPPHYDSMIAKLIVSAPTRVDAIKKMKRALKEFIIEGIKTTIPYHIQLMDDENFIKGKFDTKYLEREFKYTPKED
- the gcvH gene encoding glycine cleavage system protein GcvH, which translates into the protein MSIPAELKYTREHEWIKDNGDGTATIGITDFAQGELGDIVFVELEPEGSEFSKDDTFGTVEAVKTVSDLYAPLDGEIVELNEKLEDEPELVNDDPYGDGWMVKIKIDDDSQMDDLLSAEEYEEVIA